In Antechinus flavipes isolate AdamAnt ecotype Samford, QLD, Australia chromosome 3, AdamAnt_v2, whole genome shotgun sequence, a genomic segment contains:
- the C3H1orf174 gene encoding UPF0688 protein C1orf174 homolog: protein MRSRKLADGVRSSARLRSKNCPATRAASAQEVDVSKATKTVCLASSHKATERRTSKTLKYEKDGFIKSELQELTSKKEKTSLLKTVSETSSESEPLECAEHKALPPSNEANTSKICEQQIEKNENGLSHGHSRDVGNSCSAKTENDSVLPTYKENLVEEDMCKRGVVLLGEAGSEAADPQKTPSHIDNSIFLDEDSNQPMPVNRFFGNVELMQDLPPVSPPCPSMSRREFRKMHFRAKDDDDDDAEM, encoded by the exons CTTGCAGATGGGGTGCGCTCTTCAGCACGACTAAGGAGCAAAAACTGCCCAGCAACCAGAGCTGCCTCAGCTCAAGAAGTTGATGTTTCTAAAGCTACAAAAACTGTGTGTTTG GCTTCATCACACAAAGCAACTGAGAGACGTACTTCCAAGACACTCAAGTATGAAAAAGATGGTTTCATTAAGTCAGAGTTACAAGAACTAacaagcaaaaaggaaaaaacttcttTGCTAAAAACAGTATCTGAAACCTCAAGTGAGAGTGAGCCGTTAGAGTGTGCTGAGCACAAAGCATTGCCACCAAGTAATGAAGCTAATACTTCCAAGATTTGTGAACAGCAGATAGAGAAGAATGAGAATGGTCTTTCTCATGGCCACTCCAGAGATGTGGGTAACAGTTGCTCAGCAAAGACTGAAAATGACTCGGTCCTCCCCACATATAAAGAAAATCTGGTAGAGGAAGACATGTGTAAGCGTGGTGTTGTGCTGCTCGGGGAGGCTGGGTCAGAGGCAGCAGATCCCCAGAAGACACCATCCCACATAGACAATAGCATCTTTTTAGATGAAGATAGCAATCAGCCAATGCCTGTGAATCGATTCTTTGGAAATGTTGAGCTCATGCAA gaTCTTCCACCAGTTTCTCCACCTTGTCCTTCAATGAGCAGACGGGAATTCAGAAAAATGCACTTCAGAGccaaagatgatgatgatgatgatgcagaaatgtag